A window of the Sphaerobacter thermophilus DSM 20745 genome harbors these coding sequences:
- a CDS encoding 50S ribosomal protein L25 — protein sequence MATHPQLQAQQRAVLGKKVRQLRRQGLLPGVIYGPAVETPRPVAIDGKEFDRLYRNVGPTTLVDLDLDGTTHTVFIRGVDRDSLGKELLHVDFYAPNLNEPTVVSVAINVVGELPASVDGVLTYGRQDVEIRALPENIPSQIEVDISGLTNENRAIHVSDLQVPEGCEILTPGDEVVVQVAAPVVAEVAAPEAEEALAEELGDQPAALAEGAEPVEEE from the coding sequence GTGGCGACGCATCCTCAGCTACAGGCACAGCAGCGTGCCGTGCTCGGTAAGAAGGTACGACAGCTCCGGCGTCAGGGCTTGCTGCCGGGTGTCATCTATGGGCCCGCGGTGGAAACTCCCCGCCCTGTCGCCATCGACGGCAAGGAGTTCGACCGGTTGTACCGGAACGTCGGTCCAACCACGCTGGTCGACCTCGATCTGGATGGCACGACCCATACGGTCTTCATCCGTGGGGTCGATCGGGACTCCCTGGGCAAGGAGTTGCTGCACGTTGACTTCTACGCGCCTAACCTGAACGAGCCGACCGTCGTCAGCGTGGCGATCAACGTCGTGGGTGAGTTGCCCGCGTCGGTGGACGGCGTGCTCACCTACGGGCGACAGGATGTTGAGATCCGGGCGCTGCCGGAGAACATCCCTTCGCAGATCGAGGTCGACATCTCCGGGCTGACCAACGAGAACCGCGCGATCCATGTGTCCGATCTGCAGGTTCCAGAGGGCTGCGAGATTCTGACCCCCGGCGACGAGGTGGTCGTGCAGGTGGCGGCGCCGGTGGTGGCCGAGGTTGCCGCGCCGGAGGCCGAGGAGGCGCTCGCCGAGGAGCTGGGCGACCAGCCGGCTGCACTGGCCGAGGGTGCCGAGCCGGTCGAGGAGGAGTAG
- a CDS encoding MarR family winged helix-turn-helix transcriptional regulator, whose protein sequence is MPVLTDNGHSEEESDELVELLRRMLAQLQPGPERLATDWPNLTMQQLRVLRILYAEGPTRVSVLARRLRVSTPTVTGILDRLVRQRLAYRTDDPRDRRVVLNALTPEGEEVIASLHPLEEDRLRAAVATLDPATRRALANSLTSLLEGMTART, encoded by the coding sequence ATGCCGGTCTTGACGGACAATGGCCATTCCGAGGAGGAGAGCGACGAACTGGTAGAACTTCTCCGCAGGATGCTCGCGCAGTTGCAGCCGGGCCCGGAGCGCCTGGCGACTGACTGGCCGAACTTGACGATGCAGCAACTTCGGGTGCTGCGGATCTTGTATGCCGAGGGACCAACCCGCGTTTCGGTGCTAGCCCGGCGGCTCCGCGTGTCGACGCCGACCGTCACCGGCATCCTCGACCGCCTCGTGCGCCAGCGGCTGGCCTACCGCACCGACGACCCACGCGACCGCCGCGTGGTCCTCAACGCACTCACCCCCGAGGGCGAAGAGGTCATTGCGAGCCTTCACCCGCTTGAGGAGGATCGGCTCCGAGCGGCGGTGGCAACGCTGGACCCAGCCACCCGCCGTGCGCTGGCGAACAGCCTGACGAGCCTGCTGGAGGGGATGACCGCGCGCACCTAG
- a CDS encoding LLM class flavin-dependent oxidoreductase has protein sequence MTDRLSPQFGLNIHPGVEDPDEPFRRARIADAAGIDLITIQDHPYVATHYDTWTLLTALAFTTTRVRLGTNVSPLPLRPPAILAKAAASLDMLSGGRVELGIGAGGYPVGLRAFGADVLERAEIVAAFEEGIRVIRGLWTSERGFTFDGEHYRTRGARFGPSPTRPIPIWVGAARPRMLRLAGRLADGILVTNTFASVEDLPRINRWVDEGAAEAGRPPESIRRGYNVMGAIDLADRPNRSDEIQADTLVFPAAGWVEYLIRLGREYRIDTFIFWPLGEHQVEQAAVFAAEVVPPVRAALASGG, from the coding sequence GTGACCGATCGTCTCTCCCCGCAGTTCGGCCTCAATATCCACCCCGGCGTTGAGGATCCCGATGAGCCGTTTCGCCGCGCCCGGATCGCCGACGCGGCCGGGATCGACCTGATCACCATTCAGGACCACCCCTATGTGGCGACCCACTACGACACATGGACGCTGCTGACCGCACTGGCGTTTACGACGACGCGGGTCCGGCTCGGGACGAACGTCTCGCCCCTGCCGCTCCGGCCACCGGCAATCCTGGCCAAGGCGGCGGCCTCGCTCGATATGTTGAGCGGGGGGCGGGTCGAGCTCGGGATCGGCGCAGGGGGCTACCCGGTCGGGTTGCGGGCCTTCGGCGCGGATGTGCTGGAGCGCGCCGAGATCGTGGCGGCGTTCGAGGAGGGGATCCGCGTCATCCGCGGGCTCTGGACCAGCGAGCGCGGGTTCACATTCGACGGCGAGCACTACCGCACGCGGGGCGCGCGCTTCGGCCCTAGTCCGACACGACCGATCCCGATCTGGGTGGGAGCCGCCCGGCCGCGGATGCTGCGCCTTGCCGGGCGCCTGGCAGACGGGATTCTGGTGACCAATACGTTCGCGTCCGTCGAGGATCTGCCGCGGATCAACCGCTGGGTGGACGAAGGCGCGGCCGAGGCTGGGCGCCCGCCGGAGTCGATCCGCCGGGGCTACAACGTGATGGGGGCAATCGACCTCGCCGACCGCCCGAACCGCTCAGACGAGATCCAGGCTGACACGCTCGTGTTCCCCGCCGCGGGATGGGTTGAGTATCTGATCCGGCTGGGACGCGAGTATCGGATCGACACGTTCATCTTCTGGCCGCTGGGCGAGCATCAGGTCGAGCAGGCAGCCGTCTTCGCTGCCGAGGTCGTGCCGCCCGTCCGCGCCGCCCTAGCGAGCGGTGGATAG